A stretch of Paludisphaera borealis DNA encodes these proteins:
- a CDS encoding zeta toxin family protein, translated as MSADTVRQPERPPNVIVLAGPNGAGKSTTAPALLHGRLAVNAFVNADAIARGLAGFAPETVAMQAGRIMLARLKELAADREDFAFETTLATRSFAPWLKSLIADGYEFHLVFLWLPSADLAVARVADRVRQGGHDVPEETIRRRYAAGIQNFQTLYRPIATSWQVYNNAKSLELRLVAHGSGAKIEAVRLPKVWRRIECEAGGS; from the coding sequence ATGTCCGCCGATACCGTCCGCCAGCCTGAGCGACCGCCCAACGTGATCGTGCTGGCCGGGCCGAACGGGGCGGGGAAATCGACGACCGCCCCCGCGCTTTTGCACGGGAGGCTGGCCGTGAACGCGTTTGTCAACGCCGATGCGATCGCCCGGGGACTGGCCGGCTTCGCCCCCGAGACCGTGGCCATGCAGGCGGGCCGAATCATGCTCGCTCGGCTGAAAGAGCTGGCGGCCGACCGAGAAGATTTCGCGTTCGAGACGACGCTCGCCACCCGCTCGTTCGCCCCCTGGCTGAAATCGCTGATCGCCGACGGCTACGAGTTTCACCTCGTCTTCCTCTGGCTGCCGTCGGCCGACCTGGCCGTCGCGCGCGTCGCCGACCGGGTGCGTCAAGGCGGTCACGACGTGCCGGAAGAGACGATCCGAAGGCGATACGCCGCCGGAATCCAGAATTTCCAGACGCTCTACCGACCGATCGCGACGAGCTGGCAGGTCTATAATAATGCGAAGAGCCTGGAGCTACGGCTCGTCGCCCACGGCTCCGGCGCGAAGATCGAGGCCGTGAGGCTGCCGAAAGTGTGGCGTCGCATCGAGTGCGAAGCGGGAGGGAGCTGA
- a CDS encoding PadR family transcriptional regulator, protein MSPWETQLRKGIVELAVLATIAEGEAYGYGIVERLQGLSGLQFSESTVYPVLARLAREGLLAIRTEPSPAGPTRRYYRLTGEGRRRLDAMAGSWRTVTDSLSNLLKGVRG, encoded by the coding sequence ATGAGTCCCTGGGAGACGCAGTTGCGGAAGGGGATCGTGGAGCTGGCGGTGCTGGCGACGATCGCCGAGGGGGAGGCGTACGGGTACGGGATCGTGGAGCGGCTTCAGGGGCTTTCGGGACTCCAGTTCTCGGAGAGCACGGTGTATCCGGTGCTGGCGCGGCTGGCCCGCGAGGGCCTGCTGGCGATCCGGACCGAGCCGTCGCCGGCCGGCCCGACGCGGCGGTATTATCGGCTGACAGGCGAGGGACGACGGCGGCTCGACGCGATGGCAGGGAGCTGGCGGACGGTCACGGACAGCCTGTCGAATTTACTCAAAGGAGTGCGGGGATGA
- a CDS encoding ABC transporter ATP-binding protein, with translation MTEQDEGRGVLWRLERDFLRPYRWEIGAALLGLLVQSVMLLPAPLLQGWVVDQLVAWSKAGPGAPSREAVGRAIVLALAATIGLHLARSVLSWWTASAMGRISQEVVREIRGALHQKLMRLPMAYFDSQQTGRLMARVTSDVGGVLMFVRSGVIQLLSDLILAVAITGVLFWLQWRLALAAMVAVPLYALNQAFFFKRLRLLSDQIRAQISALYALLSERVSAVRVVRSFAKEDAELAALDERIDAHRALSWANTRAAATLAAIATLISGLGTVFVVGYGIVLVGRGVISVGELLAFYALIGQLYAPIVRLTQFQATALSTQVSLERLYEIFDEPEPIRDRPDARPIVAPRGKLEFQNVRFTYGRRRKAEDETEADDEARSDAPPAMILDGLNLTIEPGSRVGVLGPSGAGKSTLLALAPRLYDVAEGSGAVRFDGVDVRDLKLADLRRAVALVPQQALLFEGTIRSNLLYAKPDATLDEIRQALEIADLAAMVDGLPKGLDTPVGERGYSLSGGQRQRLALARAILVDPAVLLMDDCTSALDAETEARIQNALDRRLPGRTCVVVSHKVSSVRRCDQIVVLDHGRIVERGSHDQLVALGRRYADAFQQQTRSLTHVVGE, from the coding sequence ATGACGGAGCAAGACGAGGGGCGCGGGGTGCTTTGGCGGCTGGAACGGGACTTCCTGCGGCCGTACCGGTGGGAGATCGGCGCGGCGCTGCTGGGGTTGCTGGTGCAGTCGGTGATGCTGCTGCCGGCGCCGCTGTTGCAGGGGTGGGTCGTCGATCAACTGGTGGCGTGGTCGAAGGCGGGCCCGGGGGCGCCCTCGCGCGAGGCGGTCGGGCGGGCGATCGTGCTGGCGCTCGCCGCGACGATCGGGCTGCACCTGGCGCGGTCGGTGTTGTCGTGGTGGACGGCGTCGGCGATGGGGAGGATCAGCCAGGAGGTCGTCCGCGAGATCCGCGGGGCGCTGCATCAAAAATTGATGCGGCTGCCGATGGCGTATTTCGACAGCCAGCAGACCGGCCGGCTGATGGCCCGCGTGACCAGCGACGTCGGCGGCGTGCTGATGTTCGTCCGCAGCGGCGTGATCCAGCTCCTCAGCGACCTGATTCTGGCCGTCGCGATCACCGGCGTCTTGTTCTGGCTCCAGTGGCGGCTGGCCCTCGCGGCGATGGTCGCCGTGCCGCTCTACGCGCTCAACCAGGCGTTCTTCTTCAAGCGGCTCCGGCTGCTATCAGACCAGATCCGTGCTCAGATCTCGGCTTTATACGCACTTTTAAGTGAGCGCGTGTCGGCGGTTCGCGTGGTCCGGTCGTTCGCGAAGGAGGACGCCGAGCTGGCGGCCCTCGACGAGCGGATCGACGCCCACCGGGCGCTTTCTTGGGCCAACACGCGGGCCGCCGCGACCTTGGCGGCGATCGCCACGCTGATCAGCGGGCTGGGGACGGTCTTCGTCGTCGGCTACGGGATCGTCCTGGTCGGCCGGGGGGTGATCAGCGTGGGCGAATTGCTGGCGTTCTACGCGCTCATCGGCCAGCTCTACGCGCCGATCGTCCGGCTGACGCAGTTCCAGGCGACGGCCCTGTCGACGCAGGTCTCGCTCGAACGGCTCTACGAGATCTTCGACGAGCCCGAGCCGATCCGCGACCGCCCCGACGCCCGGCCGATCGTCGCCCCGCGCGGCAAGCTCGAATTTCAGAACGTCCGCTTCACCTACGGCCGCCGCCGCAAGGCCGAGGACGAGACCGAAGCCGATGACGAGGCCCGATCCGACGCCCCTCCCGCGATGATCCTCGACGGCCTGAACCTGACGATCGAGCCGGGCTCGCGCGTCGGCGTGCTCGGCCCCAGCGGCGCGGGGAAGTCGACGCTGCTGGCCCTTGCGCCCCGGCTTTACGACGTGGCCGAGGGTTCCGGCGCGGTCCGGTTCGACGGCGTCGACGTCCGTGATTTGAAGCTCGCCGACCTCCGCCGCGCCGTCGCGCTGGTGCCGCAGCAGGCCCTCCTCTTCGAGGGCACGATTCGATCGAATTTGCTTTATGCGAAGCCCGACGCCACGCTCGACGAGATTCGCCAGGCGCTCGAGATCGCCGACCTCGCGGCGATGGTCGACGGCCTGCCGAAGGGGCTCGACACGCCGGTCGGCGAGCGCGGGTATTCGCTGTCGGGCGGCCAGCGGCAGCGGCTGGCGCTGGCCCGCGCGATCCTCGTCGACCCGGCCGTGCTGCTGATGGACGATTGCACGAGCGCCCTCGACGCCGAGACCGAGGCCCGCATCCAGAACGCGCTCGACCGCCGTCTGCCGGGGCGGACCTGCGTGGTCGTCTCGCATAAAGTTTCGTCGGTCCGACGGTGCGACCAGATCGTCGTCCTCGACCACGGCCGGATCGTCGAACGCGGCAGTCACGACCAGCTCGTCGCCCTCGGCCGGCGCTACGCCGACGCCTTCCAGCAGCAAACCCGCTCGCTCACGCACGTCGTCGGCGAGTGA
- a CDS encoding FKBP-type peptidyl-prolyl cis-trans isomerase, with translation MTVKTTLGLSLAAALTSAVLLTALSAPASVQAQDAKVKSTGAKDDSKDKAKEKKMTKTDSGLEYRDTKEGTGAKPEKGQTCVMHYTGWLWEDGKKGEQFDSSVGGDPFEFPIGTKRVIAGWDEGVLSMKVGGKRELLIPSKLGYGDRGHPGGIPPKATLFFEVELLKVK, from the coding sequence ATGACCGTCAAGACGACGCTGGGCCTGAGCTTGGCCGCGGCCCTCACATCGGCCGTCCTGCTGACCGCGCTCTCGGCCCCGGCTTCGGTCCAAGCCCAGGACGCCAAGGTCAAGTCGACCGGCGCGAAGGACGACAGCAAAGACAAAGCCAAGGAGAAGAAGATGACGAAGACCGACAGCGGCCTCGAATATCGCGACACCAAGGAAGGGACCGGCGCGAAGCCCGAGAAGGGCCAGACCTGCGTGATGCATTACACCGGCTGGCTCTGGGAAGACGGCAAGAAGGGCGAGCAGTTCGACAGCTCGGTCGGCGGCGATCCGTTCGAGTTCCCGATCGGCACGAAGCGGGTCATCGCCGGCTGGGACGAGGGCGTGCTGTCGATGAAGGTCGGCGGCAAACGCGAGCTGCTCATCCCCTCCAAGCTCGGCTACGGCGATCGCGGCCACCCCGGCGGCATCCCGCCGAAAGCGACCCTCTTCTTCGAGGTCGAGCTGCTCAAGGTCAAGTAA